The DNA region CGAGGTCGAGGGCCAGCACGGCGAACCGGTCGCCCTGCGCGAGCCGTTCCCGCGCCGATTCCTGGAGCTGATGGAACAGGACCCGGTTGGGCAGATCGGTGAGGGAATCGTGCAGGGCGAGATACGACAGGCGCTCCTCCGAGCGCCGCTTCTCGGTCACGTCCGAGCCGACGCCGCGGTAGCCCGAGAAGGCGCCGGCCCGGTTGAAGGTCGGCTTGCCGCTGAGGCACCACGTCCGCCGCTCGCCGGCGATATCGAGCTGCAGGTGCAGGTTCCGGAAGGCGCGCCGCTCGGCGATGCAGCCCCAGAGCGTGGTGCTCGAGTGGCTCCTGGGCGGCGCGACGGGCGGCAGCAGCAGCCGCTCCAGCGGCAGGCCCATCAGCTGGCGCTCGGACGAGCCCGCGACCTCGATCAGGCGCGGGGAGACGTGCTGGAGGCGCAGGTCGGCATCCGTCTCCCACAGCCAGTCGCTGGCGCTTTCCTCGAACTCGTTGAGCAGGAGGTGGGTGAACTCCTGCTGCCGTTCCAGCTCGATCTGCGCGATGACCCGCATCGTCAGGAGCCGGCTGAGATGCAGGATCGTGAAGCAGATGAAGATCGCGTAGAAGAACAGCAGCACCGCGACGTAGATGTAGAAGGGCTCCCCGGTCGTCGCGAGGGCGATGAACGAGCCGAGGATGATCAGGCCGGAATAGCCGATGGCGACCCGGGGCAGCACCGCCGCGCTCATGCCGGTCGCGATCAGGCCCGCGATGCTGGAGGCGATCAGGAGCCGCCCGTGCGCGTCGGCGCCGGCGAAGAGCATGACCGGGATGGAGGCCAGGAGAAGCCCGTAGGCCTGCGCGGCCAGCACGACCCCCTGGACGAACGAGGACGGCACCTGGAGGGGCTTGGGGCGGGAGCGCCAGCGCCAGCACTGCTGGAGCGAGACCACCGCCAGCGGCAGGACGAGCGCCTCGAGACCGGCGAGGTAGGCGCGATTGGCCGGGTTCCAGAACAGGTAGACGATGACCTGTACGACGCTGAGACTCACAAGAATCGTGAAGGGAACCAGGCGCAGCGCGACGTCGAGCTGCTCGACGCGGGCGCGCGCGCGAAGGTTCGCGTCGAGTGGATCCGCCTTGCGATCGGTATCGATCAGGAAAGAAATCAACATCTCGCGGGACGCAAACGCCTTCCGAAAAAGCTTTACGATCGAAAACTGGGGCTATGGCTGTTTAGATGCATACACGATCGCTCGCTTGCACAAGTACAAGTCGCTTGTAGGTTTACAACTCGTAAATATCGGGGCGAGGCGCGAGGAAGCGGCTCGCGTCGGCCGGTCGGCGGCGCTAAGAGGCGAGCGTGTACCGGTCGCGGCCCGGACAGAGGCGTCCGCAGGGCCGAGCAGGATGAAGCAGACCATGCCGCAAACGCTCGGACTCAACCGCATCTTGGGCGGTGCGATCGGTGTCATCGCCGTGGTGTCGGTCCTGACAAGCGGCGCGGTCCTGATCACGGCCGATCAGCTGCGCGACGCGACCGATGCCCGGAGCCGGTCCAACCAGCTGATCCGCGCCCTCGACGGCTTCCGCGCGGCCATGCTCAATCAGGAGACCGGACTGCGCGGCTACCTGATCACGGGCCGCGACGGCAGCCTGGAGCCTTACCGCACGGGCCGTCAGACGCTCGACGAGGCGATCGACCGGCTCAGGAGCCTGATCGGCCAGGATCCCGAGCGGACGCGCCTCCTGGCCGACGCCGTGGCGGCGGCCCGCAGCTGGCAGACCGAGGTCGGCGAAGTCGCCGTCCGGATCGCGGCCGATCCGGCGACGCGGGACGAGGCTGTCCACATCGAGGCGGACGGTCAAGGCAAGCGGCTGTTCGATACCTTCCGCGAGAAGCTCGCGGCCATCGAGGGCCTCGAAGGGGCGGTGCGGGCCGGGCTGGCCGAGCGCGTCGCCCGGGGCGAGCGCAACGAGGGCCTCGCCCTCTGGGGCGGAACGCTGATCACGCTGCTGATCTGCCTGGGCATCGGAGTCGCCATCAACCGCCTCGTCGTCCGGCCGCTGGTGGGGGTGATGGGCTTCGTGGGACGGGTCGGCGAGGGTGACCTGTCGAGCAAGCTCGATGTCCGCGCCGGGGGCGAAGTCGGCCGTCTGAGTACGACGCTGAACACGATGGTCGCGGGTCTGTCGGACCTGGCGCGGACGAACCGGGCGGCGACGGCGGACCTGAACGCGGCCGCGGCCGAGATCCGCGCCTCGGCGCAGGAGCAGGCGGCCTCGGTCGAGCAGCAGTTCGCGGCCGTGCAGGAGACCGCCGCCACGGTGGACGAGATCACCCACTCGGGCGCGCAGATCTCCAAGCGCGCCACCGAGGTGATCGCCACCGCGCAGGCGACCGCCCAGACCTCGCGCCAGGGCCTGCGCGCGGTCTCCGACACCGCCAAGGCCATGGACGCGATCCGCGAGCAGGCGGAGGCGGTGGCCGGCAACATCGTCAGCCTGTCGGAGAAGACCCAGACGATCGGCGACATCATCGAGACGGTCAACGACATCTCGGAGCGCACGCACCTGCTGGCGCTCAACGCCGCCATCGAGGCGGCCGCGGCCGGGGAGAGCGGGCGCAGCTTCGCGGTGGTGGCCTCGGAGATGAAGCTCCTGGCCGACCAGGCGAAGGCGGCGACCGGTCAGGTGCGGGGGATCCTGGGCGAGATCCAGCGGGGCATCAACACGTCGGTGATGCTGACCGAGGAGGCGGTCAAGCGCGCGGCGGCCGGCAAGACGCGCTCGGACACGACGCAGCGCACGATCGAGGAGATCACCGCGCGGGTGGAGGAGAACGTGCAGACGTTCCAGCAGATCGTGGCCTCGACCAACCAGCAGCAGCTGGGCATCGAGCAGGTGATGGGGGCGCTGCAGAACATCCGCCAGGCCAGCCAGCAGACGGCGGCCGGCACGCGGCAGGTCGAGGCGGCCTCCGCCAACCTCACCGAGCTCGCCCAGGCCCTCATGGCCCTGGCCGAGCGATACCGGCACTGAGGTCCCGCCCGGACCGAGCCGCTCCGGCGACGGCCCCGTCGTCGGGACCGTGTCCCCACCGTCGGGCCGCTCCGGATCGGCGGAGCCCGGAGGAACTCAGCCGCGATGCGCCGGTCGATGGGGCGCCTGCCGGCGGGAGGCGGTAGCGGCGCGCCCGCGGGCTGCCCGGACGCGCACGATGTCGGCCATCCCGACCGGCCGCGGCGGAGCCTCGCCGGTGAACGGCATCCGGCTGCGGACATCACCGTAATAGTCGGACCCGCCCATCCCGAATCCGCCGGCGACGACGGGTCCGTCGAGGAGCGGCTCTCCGGCCGAAGCTCCGGTGCTGACGAGGACGAGGAGAGGGACCGCGAGGAGGAAGCGCATGATCGCATGCGTACACCGACCTGCGTCAGCTTTGCGACGGCGCAGGTCACGATGGCGTGCGCGCGGCCGGAGGGGCGCCGTCAGGTGTCCGGGTCGCTGCCGCGATAGCGCGTCGGATGCGCGTGCGACTTCTGCCAGCCGGTCCGCCCCTGGGCGAAGCCGACCTCCAGGAAGTGGACCAGCGGGTTGACGCCCGCCACGCGGACATCCGGGTTCGCGTCGAGATACCCGTCGGTGCTGAAATGCCCGCTCGGATCACGGCCCTCGCGCCAGCCGACATCGAGGTAGTGTCGCGCCAGTCCTTCGGGGTACCGGCACGTGTCGGCGTACCAGCTCCTGTAGTACTCTTCATCGAAACCCGGGAGTGGACTCTGCAGGTAGCGCTCGAGCCCATATCGATCGCGGATGTGGCCGGTGATGCGCGCGGCGACAGCCCCGTAATCGCGCAGATGCATCCCGTCGATGAAGGCCTGATCCTCGGCCAGCCCGAACCGGGTCCCGCGCAGCGGCACGAACGGGTCGAAGAACGAGACGCCCCGGCTCACGCACACGTCGCGGAGGAGATCCGAATACACCTCGACCGCCGCGGGGTCGCGCTCGGAAGCCTTCGACACCGGCGTGGGCGGCAGAGCCGAGACCAGCGTGTCGAGGGTCCAGGTCTGGAAGCGATCGACGATGCGGCTCGCCTGGCTGACGAAGTCGTCGGTCGCCGACTTCGTGAGCGCCGACGGCGAGCGGATGTCGTTGGTCCCGATGATCAGGATCGCGAGGAAGGCCGGCAAGGGCGCGCTCAGCAGGTCGAGGGCGCGGCGACAGGAGCCTACCGTGGCATCCGCGAGACCGACATTCAGGACGGGACGCGAAACGACCGGTCGCGGCATGTGAAACGCGTGCGAATCACCGGCGAGAACGATGCAGCCGCTCGGCGCAGCGTCGAGGACGGCCTGGACGTGGCCGATCTTGTGACGTCGGAGGGCGCCGCTGCGAAGCGCCCTCACGGCCTCGGAAAAACCCATACGAATCTTGAACACCGCCCCCGCGTCCCGCACCGTAGGAGGCTCAGTTTTCCCAAGTCCAGTCCTTCCCGAGCGCGGCGCCGCTTTTTGACGCCGGCGGTGTTGCCGGGTGACAGAGGCCGTCACGCCCGACGGATCGTGAATGCTGGCCGGCGGCGGAACCGATTTCGCCGGTGCGCTGTTGTCGACCCCTCGGCGATCGTGCAATTGAGCCGCCCCTGCCGGCGCCGTCGACCGCCACGAATCCGCCTCGTGCTCTCGTCCTTGTTCAATCACATGGTCCGCGGCTACTTATCGTTCACGCCTTTCAAGCTGAGAGACCTTCATCCGGCGCCGGTGGCGCGGCGACACGTCTTTTTCATCCACGGATTCGACGCGCGCAGCGGCATCCGCTTCCCCGCTTTCTTCAAGCGGGAACTCCACCGTCACACGGCGCGGTTCGGGGCGATGCCGCGCGCGGTCTCGGAGATCCGGACCGATCCCGACGGTCTGAGCCGGAGCTGGACGGTCGACGCGCCGGCCGACGGGGATGGCGCGGCCGTCCGCTGCGAGACCCTGATCTGGAGCGACATCGTCCATTCGGATCTCGCCCGTCCCGCGTCGCGCAAGTTGGCGCTGCTGGCCCGGAGCGTCGTGTCGGGGCTCGCGCAGGGATTGTTCTTCAAGACGTCCCGGTTCGGATGGCCCTACACCCTGCTGAGCGCCTTCCCGTTCTTCGTCGCCTTCGTGGCCCCGGCGCTGCTGCTCGCGCTCGGCACCGCGATCTTCGCCGCCGTCGGCCCGTCGGGGGTGACGGAAACGGTCTGCGTGGTGCTGCTTCTCGCCGCCGCCGCGATCGCGCTCCTGTACGGCGCCAAGAAGGTGCTGGGGCGCCTGTTCTTCTGGCACATCCTGAGCATTCGCATCTTCTTCTGGCAGCATGCGACCGGCCGGCGACCGGATTACGTGGACCGGATCGCGGTCTTCCGGGACCGTGTCCTGGCCGAACTGGCGCACTGGCGCGCGAACCCCGCGGACGCGCCCGACGAGGTCATGATCGTCGGGCATTCCCTGGGCGCCGCCATGGCGGTCGAGGTGGCCGCGCAGGTCCTCGCGCGCCTCGGGACCGACGAGCGAGCGCATCCGCGACTGTCCCTGGTCACGCTGGGCTCGGGCCTGCCCTTCGTCGCGCTCCAGCACGAGGCCCGCGCGTTGCGCCGGGACATCGCGTCGCTCGTCTTCAGCGACCGCATCGTCTGGTGCGACTACCAGGCGCCCCAGGACTGGCTCAACTGCTACGGTTTTAACCCGATCTTCGATCTCGGATTCGGGAGACCGGCGTTCCTCGCCTGCAACCCGCTCATTCGCTCCGCCGGGGTCAAGGACAGGATCCCGGAGGACGACTACAAGCGCCTGCGCCTCAAGCCCTTCCACATGCACTTCCAGTTCCTGAAAGCCAATTTCAGGCCGGGCGAGTACGATTTCTTCGAGATGATTCTCGGCCGGCAATCGCTGCTCGACCGCGCCCTGAGGCCGATCTGCCGCCGCGCCGCCCCGCCCGCGCAGGGCGCGTGACCCGGTCCGCAATCGACGGGCCGCGCTCGCGCCAGCGCTCGTGAAGGGTCCGGACACCATCCGGCGGACCGGGGCGCCGGATATCAGACGGCCACATTCGCGTCGTCAGCCTCCGCCGGGGTGCCGCGGTGTCTCGGTGGCGGGGGCGGAGCGAGGAATGGGTGTGAGCGTAGTGCCGGGCTTCGTTGCGCCGAAGGGCGCTCTCGTCGGGATGCTGGTGGCGGCGCTCGCCGCGCCGGTCACGGGCGAGGCCGGCTGGAAGGGGCCGGAGGCGCAACCGCTGTTCGTCAACGAGGCCAATCCGGCCGGCTACAACTACGCGCCGAGCGTCATCACCGAGAACGGGACGACCGACATCTGGTGGTGCGGCCAGGGCAAGACCGACGTCATCTTCCACCGCTCCTACACGCCGCAGACCGGCTTCTCGCCGGCGCGGATCGTGTTCCAGCCGACTCCCGGCTCCTGGAACCGGCAGTACGTCTGTGATCCCAGCGTGATCCGAGGGCGCTTCATCAACCCGGCGAACGGACAGACCTACACCTACGCAATGTACTACTCAGGGGCCGACAATCTGCCCGGAAACAACAACCAGACGGGCCTCGCCTTCTCGAACGACAAGGTGACGTGGGTCGACTATCCGGAGCCGGTCATCAAGCCGATCAATCCCGTGGTCGCGCAGGGCAATTACGGCACCGGCCAGCCGGCGACCTTCTCGGACGGGCGGTCGGGGCTGTTCGTCTTCACGACGGATCTCACAGGGCCGCAGGGCGTGCGCGGCTTCGGGGACCTCTACGTGCGGCACACGGCCGACGGCGTGCATTTCGGGGCACCGGCGCGCGTTCCCAACGTCACGGCCGACGGCGCGACCATCAACCCGAACTCGGATTTCGCCTACGATCCCAGGGCCGGCGAGGTCTACGTCATCACCGGGCTGCCGGGTCGCGTGTGCCAGCAGGTGGCCTGCAAGGATCCGGGGCGCAATCCCGACCGGGAAACCTACCAGATGGGGCTTTTCAAGATGCCCCTGAAGGCCGTGCTGAGCGGGGCACCGGCGGCTTGGAGGCCCCTGGGATACCTGAATTCCGACGTCACCGGCTTCTACCTGAACCACAGCCCCGGCTTCCAGCGCGACGGAACCGGATACCTCACGCCGTTCCTGCCGGACGTCACGGTGTTCTTCTCGGGCGGCGACCCCTACCCCGGCACGTGGCGGATCGCCGAGGCGCGGCGGCCGAGCGGCGCCGACCGCCTCCCGCTGCAGCGCGCCTTCGGGCCCGGCGGGCACTGGGTGACGACCGGCTATATCGGTCCGGGCTACACGATCGAGCGCAGCGTCGGCACCGCGTTGACGATCCCGGCGCCCGGGACCGCGATGCTGATGAGCTGCGCGGCGGGGCAGGACCACTTCCTCAGCCGGGACCCGAGATGCGAGGGACAGACACCCCTCGGGCAGACCGGCTACGTCTACGAGGCGCGCAGGCCGGGCAGCCACCCGATCTACCGCTGCATCGCCGGCGGCCGCGATCATTTCGTGTCGACCGCACCGGACTGTGAGGGACACACGTCCGAAGGTTTGCTCGGCTACGCCCTCGACTGAGCTCGCGCCGCACGGCGCGACGCAGCGACTGGATCGACCATGTGTCCCGTGCGGCGGCGGGCGGATCGCGCCTACGCAAGTCTCCGTTGGCATCCCGGCCCGCGCGTGCGTGACCGATGCCGCGCGGGACAAGCTCGCGCGCGACGGCCGTACATTTCGCGGTAACGCTACCGATTCGGCGAGAATACTCGCGCAGTTAATTCAGACTTAACCCTAACCGGTATTCTTAGGCATCCCCGAGAATCGGGTTGCTCCGGTTGGAAAGATAGCGATCCATGTCCTCCATCACCCTGTCGGCCGCGACGCGCCAGAACCTGCTCTCGCTGCAGGACACCGCCCAGCTGATGGCGACCACGCAGAACCGCCTCGCCACCGGCAAGACGGTCAACTCCGCCCTCGACAACCCGACCAACTTCTTCACCTCCCAGGCCCTCGACGGTCGCTCCTCGAGCCTGAACACGCTCCTCGACGGCATCTCCAACGGCATCCAGTCGATCCAGGCCGCCAACCAGGGCATCACCTCGATCCAGAAGCTCGTGGATCAGGCCAAGTCGATCGCCAACCAGGCGCTCTCGACCCAGCTCTCCACCACCGGCACCGCCGCCAACGCCTACAGCGCCAGCACCGCCTCCCAGACGGTCCTGCTGACCATCAACGGCAGCTCGGTCTCCGCCACGGTCGCCGCCTCCTCGAGCATCAGCGCGACGGTGGCCGCCCTCAACGCGGCGGTCAGCTCGGCCTCGACCTCGTCGAGCGGCGCCTTCGGTGCCGGCGCGATCTTCTCGGCCGACAGCACCGGTACCAAGATCGTCCTGAACGCCCAGGCCGACGTCGAATTCCAGAACTCCGGCAGCCAGACGGCGCTCGGCTTCACCGCGTCGGGCACCACCGCCTCCACCTACGGCACCGCCGCCAGCACCGTCGTCTCCAGCGACCTGTCGATCTCGGGCGTGACGCAGCGCGCCTCGCTGGCGAACCAGTACAACAACCTGCTCAACCAGATCACGCAGCTCGCCAGCGACGCCAGCTACAACGGCGTCAACCTCATTGCCGGCAAGGGCAATGACATGAACATCAAGTTCAACGACACCGGCAGCTCCAACCTCAACGTCGCCTCGGTCGACGCCACGTCGAACGGCCTCGGGCTGACCTCGATCACCAACTCGAACAGCTCGTCCAGCCAGAACGGCCTCGGCAACTTCCTCTTGAATGCGGACGTCAACAAGACGCTCGCCACCCTGACCACCGCGGGCGCGAACCTGAACTCCGCGGCGAGCACGCTGGGCTCGAACCTGTCGGTGGTCCAGAACCGCCAGGACTTCTCCAAGCAGCTGATCAACGTGCTGCAGACGGGCTCGGCCAACCTGACCAACGCCGACCTGAACCAGGAAGCGGCGAACTCGCAGGCGCTGTCGACCCGCCAGTCGATGGGCATCTCGGCCCTGTCGCTGGCCAACTCAGCCCAGCAGGGCGTCCTCCAGCTCCTGCGGTAAGAGCGGTCCGGTCCGCGACGCAGCGGCCGGGGCAGCGCCCCGGCCGCTCGCGTTCGCGGGGCGCCAGATCCGAATTCGGCCGGTTTCATGAGACAGGCCTCTGCGGCCAAGCGGCGTTCCTATCCCCGCGCCGGGATTGCGGTGGCGGCACGGCCCGTCATCGAGGAGGGCAGGAGCCGGCGGTCCCGCCGCTCCTTAGGTCGCGAAGTCCGGACGCCTCGCGACGACGGACGCTCCTGTCGGGATCAGAGGTCACACCCCCGTCTCGCATCCGTGTGCCGGTAGACGTTGGACCCGGCAGCGGCTCCGGATAAGACCGGGCCATGAGCATCGAAGATCTTCGGGGGGAGGTCGAGCGGCTGCGTCGGCGCGAGCGCGCGCTGGTGGAGGAGAACGCGCGCCTGCGCGCGGCAGAGTTCCCGACCGCCCCGATCACCAGCCTGGCCGGTGTCGGCACCGCCCGGTCCGACCTCCTGTTCACCGCCGCCGACAAGACCCGGATGGCGATGATCGTCACCGACCCGAACCTGCCGGACAACCCCATCGTCTTCGCCAACCGCGCCTTCCTGGAACTCTCCGGCTACACGGCGGAGGAGCTGATCGGGCGCAATTGCCGCTTCCTCCAGGGGCCGGAGACCGACCCGTCCGATATCGCCCGCATCCGCGCCGCCGTCGCCGCGCGGCGCGACGTGGTGGTGGAGCTGCTGAACTACTGGCGCGACGGCAGCACCTTCGTCAACGAGCTCTACATCAGCCCCGTCTTCGGTCCGCACGGCGAATTGCTGTTCTTCTTCGGCAGCCAGCTCGACCTCACGCGCTTCCGGCAGCGTGAGGCGCAGGCCGCCGCCGGGGCTTCCTCGCTGGCGGGGCCGCTGGCGGACGACGAGGTCGGCATCTGCCTCGTCGAGCCGCGCTTCGAAGCGGATGGCAGGACCGGAGATTGCCGCCTCGTCGAGACCAACGCCGCCTTCGAGCGCCGGTCGGGCCTCGCCGCCGCGGAGGGTCGCTGGTTGAGCGAGATCGGGCCGGACCGGGCGCGCCGCTGGCTCGACACCCTCGGCGAGGTGGCGCGATCCGGGCGCAGCGCCCGATTCACGGGCGCCATGTCGCGGACCGGGCCCGTCCTCGAGGTGCGCGCGATGCGGATCGGCGCCGGGACGCAGAGCCGCGTCGCGATCCTCCTCGAGGATCCGGCGCTCAGGCAGGTGGACGAGGAGCGGCGGGAGGCCCGGAACCCGGACCGGCGGATCGAGCACGATCTGGTGTGGAGGACGAGCCGCGACCTCCTCGTCGTCTGCGCCCTCGACGGAACCTGCCAGGCTG from Methylobacterium sp. NMS14P includes:
- a CDS encoding methyl-accepting chemotaxis protein, giving the protein MPQTLGLNRILGGAIGVIAVVSVLTSGAVLITADQLRDATDARSRSNQLIRALDGFRAAMLNQETGLRGYLITGRDGSLEPYRTGRQTLDEAIDRLRSLIGQDPERTRLLADAVAAARSWQTEVGEVAVRIAADPATRDEAVHIEADGQGKRLFDTFREKLAAIEGLEGAVRAGLAERVARGERNEGLALWGGTLITLLICLGIGVAINRLVVRPLVGVMGFVGRVGEGDLSSKLDVRAGGEVGRLSTTLNTMVAGLSDLARTNRAATADLNAAAAEIRASAQEQAASVEQQFAAVQETAATVDEITHSGAQISKRATEVIATAQATAQTSRQGLRAVSDTAKAMDAIREQAEAVAGNIVSLSEKTQTIGDIIETVNDISERTHLLALNAAIEAAAAGESGRSFAVVASEMKLLADQAKAATGQVRGILGEIQRGINTSVMLTEEAVKRAAAGKTRSDTTQRTIEEITARVEENVQTFQQIVASTNQQQLGIEQVMGALQNIRQASQQTAAGTRQVEAASANLTELAQALMALAERYRH
- a CDS encoding SGNH/GDSL hydrolase family protein, yielding MPRPVVSRPVLNVGLADATVGSCRRALDLLSAPLPAFLAILIIGTNDIRSPSALTKSATDDFVSQASRIVDRFQTWTLDTLVSALPPTPVSKASERDPAAVEVYSDLLRDVCVSRGVSFFDPFVPLRGTRFGLAEDQAFIDGMHLRDYGAVAARITGHIRDRYGLERYLQSPLPGFDEEYYRSWYADTCRYPEGLARHYLDVGWREGRDPSGHFSTDGYLDANPDVRVAGVNPLVHFLEVGFAQGRTGWQKSHAHPTRYRGSDPDT
- a CDS encoding lipase family protein — translated: MRITGENDAAARRSVEDGLDVADLVTSEGAAAKRPHGLGKTHTNLEHRPRVPHRRRLSFPKSSPSRARRRFLTPAVLPGDRGRHARRIVNAGRRRNRFRRCAVVDPSAIVQLSRPCRRRRPPRIRLVLSSLFNHMVRGYLSFTPFKLRDLHPAPVARRHVFFIHGFDARSGIRFPAFFKRELHRHTARFGAMPRAVSEIRTDPDGLSRSWTVDAPADGDGAAVRCETLIWSDIVHSDLARPASRKLALLARSVVSGLAQGLFFKTSRFGWPYTLLSAFPFFVAFVAPALLLALGTAIFAAVGPSGVTETVCVVLLLAAAAIALLYGAKKVLGRLFFWHILSIRIFFWQHATGRRPDYVDRIAVFRDRVLAELAHWRANPADAPDEVMIVGHSLGAAMAVEVAAQVLARLGTDERAHPRLSLVTLGSGLPFVALQHEARALRRDIASLVFSDRIVWCDYQAPQDWLNCYGFNPIFDLGFGRPAFLACNPLIRSAGVKDRIPEDDYKRLRLKPFHMHFQFLKANFRPGEYDFFEMILGRQSLLDRALRPICRRAAPPAQGA
- a CDS encoding flagellin N-terminal helical domain-containing protein, encoding MSSITLSAATRQNLLSLQDTAQLMATTQNRLATGKTVNSALDNPTNFFTSQALDGRSSSLNTLLDGISNGIQSIQAANQGITSIQKLVDQAKSIANQALSTQLSTTGTAANAYSASTASQTVLLTINGSSVSATVAASSSISATVAALNAAVSSASTSSSGAFGAGAIFSADSTGTKIVLNAQADVEFQNSGSQTALGFTASGTTASTYGTAASTVVSSDLSISGVTQRASLANQYNNLLNQITQLASDASYNGVNLIAGKGNDMNIKFNDTGSSNLNVASVDATSNGLGLTSITNSNSSSSQNGLGNFLLNADVNKTLATLTTAGANLNSAASTLGSNLSVVQNRQDFSKQLINVLQTGSANLTNADLNQEAANSQALSTRQSMGISALSLANSAQQGVLQLLR